One Delphinus delphis chromosome 3, mDelDel1.2, whole genome shotgun sequence genomic region harbors:
- the ATPSCKMT gene encoding ATP synthase subunit C lysine N-methyltransferase, translating to MEEGGTPPETLKEERQSGCVPPTSLEGNSLKKSNWGFLFTGIVGGTLVVVYAVATPFITPAFRRICLPFVPATAKQIENVVKMLRCRRGPLVDIGSGDGRIVIAAAKEGFTAVGYELNPWLVWYSRYCARREGVQASAKFYISDLWKVTFSQYSNVVVFGVPQMMLQLEKKLELELEDEARVIACRFPFPHWTPAQVTGEGIDTVWAYDASSFRRSKKRP from the exons GGACACCCCCagaaacacttaaagaagaaagGCAGTCAGGATGTGTTCCACCTACAAGTCTTGAGGGCAACAGTTTGAAGAAAAGCAATTGGGGGTTCTTATTTACTGGCATTGTTGGGGGGACGCTGGTGGTTGTGTATGCTGTGGCCACACCGTTTATAACACCAGCCTTCCGAAGAATCTGTTTGCCTTTTGTACCTGCAACTGCAAAGCAGATTGAAAATGTTGTGAAAATGTTGCGATGCAGGAGAGGACCCCTGGTAGACATCGGTAGTGGCGACGGACGTATC GTAATAGCAGCTGCAAAGGAAGGATTCACAGCTGTGGGTTATGAATTAAACCCCTGGCTCGTCTGGTACTCCAGATACTGCGCTCGGCGGGAAGGGGTGCAGGCATCGGCCAAATTTTACATCTCAGACTTGTGGAAG GTCACTTTTTCGCAGTACTCAAATGTTGTTGTCTTTGGCGTGCCCCAGATG ATGCTGCAGTTGGAGAAGAAGCTTGAGCTTGAACTTGAGGACGAGGCTAGAGTCATTGCTTGCCGGTTCCCCTTCCCACACTGGACCCCGGCCCAGGTCACAGGGGAGGGGATAGACACCGTGTGGGCCTACGATGCCAGTTCTTTCAGGAGAAGTAAGAAAAGGCCCTGA